One window of the Archaeoglobus sulfaticallidus PM70-1 genome contains the following:
- a CDS encoding thymidylate synthase, translating to MREVMIVSRTWEQAKEMLLKKIVSEGKKYLSRFGDTLRCEPSLVVVEKPDYFFDIEHDFSGWTFCGESYLSRVEKVLDICAEKIKSSPYTRRVSIPIWMPKDHHCRNPPAITEISLLPVKELHATAYIRSLDAYNFFMHNADFITFVLDYVAEKAGFDVGSAGFIASIPHIYLRDLKHIDLDSDYEEITGFHPLAVHLKEDYLSTAWHSAMEVVYHNGMTKRTEWGEIFEGQKESKFVQRLFIEVKNPYEHQIHDKAPFTKKYAIDYAHDYMICAKFIDRPVNERILKEGETYTYAERARYCERDDLIVDQLYTVIEKLKQDRYRRDCYVGISRIWDLKSDEPPCLRGYQFVGDHDHLKGIFYMRSNDIYGAMHANAYAFSTLTQYVAELTGFQRHKYYHFAVDAHIYGEFLKAVKEILEPETPSFFDKT from the coding sequence ATGAGGGAGGTAATGATAGTATCCAGAACGTGGGAGCAGGCAAAAGAGATGCTTTTGAAAAAAATAGTAAGCGAGGGTAAAAAATACCTCTCGAGGTTTGGCGATACGCTGAGGTGTGAGCCCAGCTTAGTTGTTGTTGAAAAGCCCGATTACTTCTTTGATATTGAACATGACTTCTCCGGCTGGACTTTCTGTGGAGAGAGCTATTTAAGCAGGGTGGAGAAAGTTCTGGATATTTGTGCCGAGAAAATAAAAAGTAGCCCGTATACAAGGAGGGTCTCGATACCGATATGGATGCCAAAAGATCATCACTGCAGAAACCCACCAGCGATAACGGAGATCTCACTTCTTCCTGTGAAGGAACTGCATGCCACTGCATACATCAGATCCCTCGATGCGTATAACTTCTTCATGCATAACGCTGACTTCATAACCTTTGTTCTGGACTATGTGGCTGAAAAAGCAGGTTTTGATGTTGGCAGTGCCGGGTTCATCGCTTCCATCCCTCACATTTATTTAAGAGACCTGAAGCACATCGATCTTGATTCTGATTATGAGGAAATCACAGGTTTTCACCCTCTCGCAGTCCACCTGAAAGAGGATTACCTCTCCACAGCATGGCATTCTGCGATGGAGGTGGTATACCACAACGGCATGACGAAAAGGACAGAATGGGGCGAGATCTTCGAGGGTCAGAAGGAGAGCAAATTCGTCCAGAGGCTCTTTATTGAGGTTAAAAACCCATACGAGCATCAGATTCACGATAAAGCTCCGTTCACGAAGAAGTACGCAATAGACTACGCCCACGACTACATGATATGCGCTAAATTCATTGACAGGCCGGTTAACGAGAGAATCCTGAAAGAGGGTGAGACCTACACCTATGCTGAGAGAGCCAGGTACTGCGAAAGAGATGATCTGATAGTGGATCAGCTTTACACGGTAATCGAGAAGCTGAAACAGGACAGGTACAGAAGGGACTGCTATGTCGGGATCTCGAGGATCTGGGATTTAAAAAGCGATGAGCCCCCATGCCTGAGAGGATATCAATTCGTTGGTGATCATGATCACCTCAAAGGGATATTCTACATGAGATCAAATGACATCTATGGAGCCATGCACGCCAATGCCTACGCTTTCTCAACGCTAACGCAGTATGTTGCCGAGCTTACTGGATTTCAAAGGC
- a CDS encoding nitroreductase family protein, whose translation MDCLEMIYTRRSIRKYSGRKIKDVKIEKILKAAMLAPSAGNEQPWHFIVVRDKERLKKLAETHPYGKMLASADAAIAVCAELSLSKYKHDMWVQDCSAATQNILLSARMLGIGSVWLGVYPVEDRMKSIAELLEVPDGVVVFSLVSLGYPESDDDFYEADRYRGDRVHLEKW comes from the coding sequence ATGGACTGCTTGGAAATGATATACACGAGGAGGAGCATAAGGAAATACTCCGGAAGAAAGATTAAGGATGTGAAGATTGAGAAGATACTCAAAGCTGCCATGCTTGCTCCCTCTGCTGGAAATGAACAGCCCTGGCACTTTATTGTAGTCAGGGATAAGGAGAGGCTGAAAAAGCTCGCAGAAACTCATCCCTATGGGAAGATGCTTGCCAGTGCGGATGCGGCAATTGCTGTCTGTGCGGAACTCAGCTTATCCAAGTACAAACACGATATGTGGGTTCAGGACTGCTCTGCTGCAACCCAGAACATTCTGCTCTCTGCGAGAATGCTTGGGATCGGATCAGTATGGCTCGGGGTCTATCCTGTAGAGGACAGGATGAAATCGATAGCCGAGCTTCTTGAGGTTCCAGATGGAGTTGTGGTTTTCAGTCTGGTGTCTCTGGGTTATCCGGAATCAGATGATGACTTTTATGAGGCAGATAGGTACAGGGGGGATCGAGTACATTTGGAGAAGTGGTAA